From Micropterus dolomieu isolate WLL.071019.BEF.003 ecotype Adirondacks linkage group LG06, ASM2129224v1, whole genome shotgun sequence:
gtaaataaatctgtttatgTTAAGGTGTTACCCAATGCAGACccaaaaataactttttgtccGTGTGCGTCACCTATTGTGTGGTTAATGGTCTACAAATGACTCCCCAACCCCTCCTGTGATGTTTCATGCAATATTTACTGGCAATGCGATTTATGCCTCCAGCATGTTTATGTTTACCTGCCAACCTGTCAGCAGCCCGGTGGAGCCAGATGGGAGGAACCTTTGGAAACACTCTTGTAGGCCTACATGCTGTTGTTTAAAACAATGTGCCATCACTTAACCGTAGAGGACACGGATATCCATAGCCTaaataaaatccaaatatatctcTTATAAAGAACACGAGGGGGGAAATACAGAGCACTTGGTATCTGATGAGTGTTCTGACCTTTCCCAAAATAAgcttaaacacaacaaaagcagTCAGATTGCTTGGTTTacgaaacaaagacagaaattaatataaatacatatataaacagGGTTGTTAGCATGTAGAACTAAATATCCCATGTTTGAACATTTGTAAGATACGAGTGACACTTTCTTTATATCTTTGTAATAGCCTTTTAAATTATTGAAATGGATCATAGAATTATTTTGTTGcaaatttactttcatttggACCAGTACAACATTACAATGGAGCCAAAATGGAGCAGGAGCTGTCATGAGAACAGACAAACATCCTGTTCGTTGCACTAGTAAAAGGATGGGAATGTTCTGTTAATTCAAGAACCACAAGTGTATTGTGTTGGTGCcaattaataaatacagtacTTAGACTTGAGCGAAGGGAGAGCTCTTTCCCGTCTAAAGGATTTCCTTTGTTTAACACAAGTGTTTTTCCACATTTGGGATGTGCAGCTTACTGCAGGAGTAGCTGTGGGGATATTAAAGGTCAGCTGGTTGGATGCTGTTGTGAGTCGCTTTTTTAGACTGACAGAGATACAGGACGTGTTAAATCTACTCCACTGGAAAATCATCATGTTGATGCTGGTCTGTGTAAacacatttcctgtcatctctgtGCATTTTCCTGACGACTCATGTCATTTTATTGCATGTCCCTGTAGtagaagacaaaacaaatcacagaataggttcagcaaaacaaaagacatCAATGAAAATATATGGAATTACGTCAATAATACTAACCTGCTTGGGTGTCATTTTGTCatatgtgaaaaacttgttcaACTTTGGATAAAAAAGTCAAACCAACCAACACTAGACACTATCTGATCAATCTTTACATTAAGTTTATGTATAATGCCTATCCATACATGTCGTTATTTTTCAAGTAGGTCATAATTTAGGCCAAATGTGGAAGTGGGATCAGGATCATCCAGTACATGGTCATTTGGGGTTCAGCCCTGTGGACAACACTGAGACCGCTGACAAAGAGTTGAGGCCATTGTGTCGCTGCCTCCCCGGCCACCTCCCACCCCCTCCTGATGCAGGAAAGGGACAGGGTGCTTATGATTACGACCTCCTTCCTCACCTGGAGTTGCAGGACTGTGACCTCCTTTGTCTGTGGCTGCTAATGTTCCCTCTTTACTGTGACTTCTAATTGCATTTCCTATCTGCCTGGCCTCTCTCTGTCCCATTGCTACCCAAGCCGGTAAAGACATCAGGGGGCAAAAATTTTTTTCTCTTATGGAGATACTACAGTGTTGAGGGGGAGTTAGGtaaacactggaaacagctgGGAGAGAAGATGTACCGCAGTACTTATGTCCTTTTGTGTTGAAGTCCTTGGGTGCAACCCTGACTTTCACCTTGACCTTGAGTTCTGTAAAGGAAAATATGGGTCAGTTTAATTGCTTAAAGGGGATGTTTGACTTTATGTaaactgtgtttgagcagctaGACCGAATGTATTATGGACAATCCTGCAGTCCTAAATACCGCAGATGCACATTTTCTAATGCTTACTTGTGTGGAAGCCTGTGGaactatattaaaatgattatgtAAACATGAAAATTGAAAAATCTTGAAAATATAATTCAACAATAGCGTTAGTTttccaaataaaaatgaaaatgcaataatctaatttgcattttctttttcacataCCTGTATGGGTGGTCTATGACcttattgaaatgaaaatggaaaagctgtcatttaattttcaaagtCGTACCCCACTGTACAGTGGACAAAATTCAAATGTTAATTgaaatttgaaaattaaaatgtaatataaacaaTGTAACCTGATTTTCCATTTATTCACAGATTTTTGTGAAAACTGAATTTCATATATTTAGTTTGTCAAGTCCACAAATGAGGCAGGAATTAGGTTGGAAAAACGACAGACGCCCACTTGAAGTGTTCGTGGGGGCTGGGCCTTGCAGATGTagtgtacaaaaacacaactttacaCTGATTTTGGTAAAACatgatcatattttatgaaaaacATATATAGAGAGCCTAAGCCCTCCCCTTCaagtggaccaccatgggaccttactttGGAAAATATAGTATTGCATGGCTACGTGTGTAGTCTACGGCGCAGGTACGCACATAGACCCTACGCAGCAGTATAAATGGgccgccgtaggctacgcacgtagccatgcattatACGTGTGCGTAGGTCTGTCCATAATTcagcaattacacccccaaacgctagtcggcagtagcgctacagcgtccactgtgttgacttttgccggccgagcaggctaacttccggtttagcgctccgctaacgtaaatgtgGGTAAAATTGTCTCCGTGCGGCTGGTacagccttttcaaatgttatcgacccaatggatcacattctgatagcgaagcgagtcatttcgctcgggtcgcgacggtcaaatatattgattcactgtgttacagccgccgttttggcgatagtaaatgttacttcaagcACGGGGTACTtatcggctcggaggcattgcgaggccgttttttatataaatatgaagtagtgctaAACGACGCTAACACTGGAACCAGATGTGCGCCGAATCTAgatgctgagaagctcgagtgaagataaatcaacgttgtaatcccaaaaactacagtaaaaagccacattttctgaaagaatgcctcatattttcagaactctacacacaaatcaaaaaacacacacactgggcaaaacccctcaattctcctgcaaaatgaaactttacattcaaaacaatgttatttcttctcaaaatggtattttgttttcaaatgacacaaaccatcatatgaatatacattcataagaaccagttgaacactgatgtgctcaatgtaaaacactatgatgaatggaaaacacttctccattcatcataatgacttaagccttttttttgttcagtgttacacttactacagacagtacatacataagtgtgttgtaaaatatttgagaatattgtttttatactcagaacacacaaatacacggtaacaaatgtattttatttgcaccacaaaaacaatgtacacagtgtacatcccattctcaaccaacacaaagttgcacatacactacatacaaaacagaagaatttagtgtacacagttacagtaaaaaaaaacaacccacaaactatgctgcatcctctcttctgttgcggtctggccacagcacctcatccacatcacaagcaatgttttccctGGCCAAGCAGTGGGGGAAATATCGCCTAGCATGGCGATTCcagccatgaaaagcatcagctgctatATCTCCACATGCATCTTCCATAGCTTGGAGAAGAGGTATACGCGTTTGTGGATTTCGGTAACACTTTCCATCtcaaggcagaaaaaaaaattcctcaataggattgaggaatggagaatatggagggagagagacaacTAAAAAGCGTGGGTGGGCAGTGAACCAGTTACGAACCAGAGCAGCCCTGTGGAAACTTACGTTGTCCCAAATGACAACGTACCTGTGCTGCTCTGNNNNNNNNNNNNNNNNNNNNNNNNNNNNNNNNNNNNNNNNNNNNNNNNNNNNNNNNNNNNNNNNNNNNNNNNNNNNNNNNNNNNNNNNNNNNNNNNNNNNttgttattataatcattaacattacgatggttaccattaacactattataaatatctgtaccatttttcatttagtctatagcaacattaccttcactgtctatacctctgtgtgtatattgtgtaggctgcctccctcccctctctctctccttacctctctctctctctctctctctcactctctcaccccaaccggtcgaggcagatggccgcccaccctgagccatggttctgctcgaggtttctgcctcttaaaaggaagtttttccttgcctctgtcgcctagtgcttgctcttggtgggaactgttgggcttctgtaaataacatcacagagtacggtctagacctgctcttttatgaaaagcgctgtgagataactgttgttgtgatttggcgctatataaataaaattgaattgaattgaaatgttgCAAACTTTATGAGCTAACCTTTAGTGGCACGAAGCAAAGGTAGAAATGCAATAGAGGTCCTGATGCAGCCAAACAGGTTGATGTCGATCATGTTGCGGAAATCTGCAAAAGTGCTCCATTCGATCTCGGCCCAGTCGGATATGCCAGCGTTGTTCACAACTGCCCACAGGCCTGACAAAGTATGAAAGTGACAGGTTAATAAGTTATTCTTCAGAAAGAGATGATGGAACTTTAAAATGAAGGccaaatatgtaaatgtgtattgtgtaaaccattaattaatgcattattgagcaattatttattattaaagtaaacATCTACAACATTTGCATTCAGTGTAAATCCAATGCAATAATCTCTGCTTAGActtataaagtttatttttgagATAGTAAGTGAAAAAGGTTGACTTTGTACATTAAAATTAGGAGATACAAAgtcaaaaacatatttactaTCTTAGTACACCTACACATTACTGTTATGATACCCCAATCTAAATCAATAGGtattaatatggagttggccccactttgcagctataacagctgcCACTCTTCTGAGAGGGCTTTCTACAAGAATAAGTTTCTTATCTTATTATAGCGGCCCATTTCCAAATAAAATACTCATGGTAAATAAAACTTGtcaataaaacttttaaaatatgtcCAAATTTTGAGTTCCTTACTTACTTTCTATTTTGGTATCTCAAAGTTAGAACTTAGTATCTTACAATTTTGACATTAATTTGAGTATGGAACCCCGTTTTCACCAGGAGAAAATTGtaggaataataaaaatacagttactcagagtaagaaaacaaatatgactatcttagtatctcaaaattaGAACTTACTGTTTAAAGGTGATTCACGTTTATGCATGGGTGGCCACTTCCaccaggaaaaagaaaaatattatattatataataataaaaagtttaaGAATTATGAAAGTAAAACTACTATTATTggtaaatcaaatcaaacaaatcaaaattcTGAGATATTAAGTCATAATGTTGATTTATTAAGACAGAATTATAACATTCATAGCCAAAGTTAAGTATAACTAAGTCACAATTGTTAAatcataaattatattttggCAAAAATTAGCTTCCGGATTAAAGCTGCTTGAAActgggtgtttttgtttttgcagcgTGCTAAATTCTCACCTTTCACTGGCAGATTCTCCTGAACCGTCTTCTTCGCCTGCTGCACGTCTTCATCACTGGTGACGTCCagtttgaggattttcagaTTACTGGAGCTCTGTCTGGCCAGGCGCTGAGCACCGTCTCCTTCTGGAAACAAACACCCagcaaagaccacaaacccttTGCGGTCCAAACATTGAGCCAGCTGGTGTCCAAAGCCACTGTCGCAGCCTGTTATCAGCACAGCATAGCCGTACCAGTCCTGCACATGGCTTCGGTGGCAAACCAGCTTGGCaaggaggaagagcaggacGGCAGAGATGGGGACGATGCCGATGATTTGGCCGATGAAGAAAATCGTGTTCATGTTGGTCTGTGAACCACCGGGTCTGAGGACTGTCTGCTAGTGCTGTCTACTGCTCAATAAATGCCTGCTGACAACACTTTAATGTGAGGGCTGTTTTCTTGCCTCAAATGCATTAGAGGGAATTTCACACAATTTGTTCAGGTTTTCATGTGACTTTATTAGACACTGTTTTCCCTGTGTTTGGTATGTGAATGGTAATGATTCACTGGCTCCTGGTTACCTGTCGATTACACACACTTGGCTTTCATCATCCCAGCACTACTGCCAGAAGAATCACAAGAACTCTCTCTTTAGAGCAATAATGCTTTGTTTTAACCCTGGTGATTAAGAATCTTGTTTAATCTGATTAAAACCATGTTCTTGACGCCTTTCAGAGCAAAGAAAGTTTAGAACCATACCGCTGTTTAATTCTGTCTATCGTTGTGCTTCAGGACCACACTTCCCTGCCTAGTATGCCAAACCAACACCAGCCAACTACGCCTgtctctttcattcattcatccagCCTGCTTCGGTCTCTCACTGCCATTGCTCACCACGCTTTGCCTTCTCCAGCACCTTCTCCATCTCCATTCCCCGCTTCACTTTACAATAAATAACTTCTGTTATACATTTAACTGCCTGCTCCTACATCAAAAACCGGCAATCCGTCACACTCTGTAGTCCAAAAAGTACGTCAACTGTGTTGTTCCTTACCGGAAACGTCAGGCCAAAATATTtgctgaaaatgttcaaatcaTTTTTTTGAGAGTGAATGACTGATTGGAGGTTTTATTTGGTTTGTGGTACATTTAGTGCAATGTTGGACACAGCAAGGCCTAAGCTTTTGGACATTAACCTGCTGCCGAGTCAGAAGAAAAGCGCTGGTTGCcaaatgtgaaaaacacaaatatagaCAATTCAGACATCATCGATTTCCTGTTGTGTGCTGACCTGAGATGTGATGAGTATTCCTTTTAACACCAAAAGGCACTAAGCCAAGGTGAGTTGAGATCAGATTTTAGAATTAAAATATTCTATACAAATCAACAGTCACAGACagctacatttttaattaggacCCCAAAATCCAGTGCTGCCTATTGCACAAGCCTGTTCACAACACAGCAAGAGTTCATTCTGAGggctgtttgtttttccttctgATGCGCTACAGAGAATTTCCCACGATTTGTTCAGGTTTTCATGTGACTTAATAGTCTCTAGTCCAATAAGCAAGTCAACTGTGCTAATTCTTACTGGAAGTGTAGCCTAAACTTATTCGCTGAAAAGGTTCATTTTCACCAAAGTGAGCATGCCTCTGGCAATTTTCTTTCTAAAAGAAATTTGGGCAGAACAGGATGATAAGCATGACTTCCTAGCAGAAAACTTAAATTAACTACtggagagcacacacactcatttgaCGTCAGTTTGACTCTTTTGTGGACTTACAaggacccccaaaccccccccaaaaagaaCATTAGCAAAGGTGAGGACAGGAACTAGAGTGCACTGCATCAAAAAATAACCCATTTAGATTTCAGCAACATTTACAGGCTAACACAGATACTGGCCCATACGGAAGGTTGCACactcaaacacaagaaaagcaatctagtgttaTACTGTCCAATGCAGTAAGGAATGCAAAGACATGTATaatggggaaactaaacaaccactacacaaacacatggttCAGCACAGAAGGGCTAAcacctcaggtcaagactctgcagtttatttacatctgaaggacagtggacactcgtttgaggaccaccaggtgcacattttagacagagaagatggatggtttgaaagaggtgtcagggAAGCCATTTAGATctgggttgagaagccgtcgctgaacagaggagggggtctacgccatcACTTATCACCCACTTACAaagctgtcctttcatcacttcccaggaaagtGAACAAACTTCTCTGCCTCAAGTGAAGATGTttacgatggtcgttcagacttggccttgggtggctctaacgaccataacgactgtcgttacaacatccaggagcactaacaaaccacTTGATGATCTTTgattaatattgtttttttctacttCCAATTACAGGAAATTGTAATGCCACAACATGCACCAATATTTTACAGTGTGCGTCCCATTTTATGGCAACCATTGgccctttcctgtttcaacacaATTACCTTGTGcccatttaaataataaaggtACAAGATACAAGTGTAAGAAAATTCACCAAACTGAGCCGTTTCAATACATTAACATAAAGGTCAGAATACGGGTGCACTCCAACTTCAGGGGTGGCTGAAGGATGCAAAGTTTggataatataaaaatacaaatattcttGGTATGaatcaaaattattaaataGTATGTTCAACCACGATATAACCGGTCACAATTTAAACTACACTCAGATACACAAAGACAAATtaatgacttagtatctcagTTTGATTTAGAAAGAcagatttttgacatttgtacTCAAAATACTaggtaacattttttttatattattatttatacattattAACTGATAAGTCATAATTTGAACTTTGTATCTCATAATTTTGATTTACTACGTGTTACAATACAAGCTAACATTACTTCAGCATTTCAAGTAGCAGCAACCCAAATCTCACAGGTGTCTATAACAACATTAACAATTGCTGAactccatttagctgcttcagtttcagggtcctggtattgtgcatgcggACTTATCACACTCTAATGGTTTACTGGGACACATAACAGAGCCAGCCTTAATGTTAAACACCTGTGAGGCCTATAAACCTCTCAAACCTATAAACCTCTTATTTAGGGTAACTTTATGGACAATAGTAAGTGGACAGCCCTCTATATAGCTGTAACGTTTGcatgtccacatacttttggccatattgtgGAACTTGTACATGTTGACTTTGTTAAATCTATGTAGCGCCCTCCAGTGTTTACAAAGTGTTACTGCACACTCTCACTTAAATCTTTGTGTGATTATTTAATGCTATTTAATTGTTATTTGcataattattcaaaacatgAAATTGAAAATTATTAATTGCATTTTTAAGAAAAtcatccccttttctccccacatatataaatgcatttatttccatttttcttcctttattttcatgtgacaagtTTAATCTataattcaaatatatttatttttctataaatTAGTTAAAACTGTTTAATATCAACTTGAAAAACCTCcttttccaaaacaaacacaaacctattttacatttatttcaacatcgttacagcaacattaaaaccttcaCAGATGTTTTCAAGTGTCAAAGAACTGACTGACAGAAAGTATTCTATTCTCAGTTACAATGCCAAATATACTACGCAGTAGGTTGACAGAACAAAAAGTACTTCATTGAgttaaacatgtaaatacagCAGTATGTATTTCTAAGTTGATTGCAGTAAGACTGCCATCAGCAGTGCATCTGACAGCGTGGTTCACCTTACAGTAAGATGCATTTCACTTAAGTCACCTATGATGCTGTTGAAATGGTTGTGAGGACTTCGCAGGAAGTGAAGAGCAgcgacatacatacatacaggtcATTGTGGATAATTGGGCACATGGTCGAGTGTGCGAAAAACAATGACAAGtgataaaatgcaaataaacgTTCCTTTGCCCTCAATTAGGTTTAGTTGCTTTAGATTTGATTCATGCTGAAAGGAAGATGTCCTTTAGTTTACTTTatcctttatttttaatttcaacaGCTTGTACTTGATGCTCTTGTTTGCTTTTAAAGACACAGTTCCTACAGCTATCCTCCCTTGTCTGTAAACAAGCTGTAAGGTTTCGTTGATCAACAAAGAGACTTCACTACAGTTAGACCAATTGGTTAGCAGTTCAGCAATTGTGATTCAATGTCTTGCTCATCAGGCTTTTTTTGCAAGATGGTACTGGTACTACATGTTTCTGGTCAGTGTGTTTACAAGATACATAAAGGGGATTGTATACCAATGAAATGATGTTTCCAaagactgaaatatatttttcctcTGTGCCACACAGCTCCATTGCTGTCAAGAAACTATTAAAATAGGACCCAACAAATGCAATTTGCTCCAGTTAAgagtaatgtttgctaaaaactacaatgaccagctgttttttttattttagaaaaattAAATCATATTTCTGATCATATTTTAAAGATTTACTTTTCATTGAAGGACTTGAAGGGAAATGGTGTAAGGCTTCTGACACAGACCTGCATAATGTAGAGACAAATTTGTCCAAATACTCTGGGTTGACAAtggataattttttttgtttttacacattttatttcagtttaattaAACATGGTTTAAACGGGTCTCTTGATTTCCGCTGtagaacaaaaatataaatgttgggATGGTTAATATTGATTACATCAGTGCTTGATCAGGGTGAGGCAGTGCGGctaatgtacatttttataataaaaaattaaaaccaaagaGCTTGAAACATGTTATGCATAATATGACATAAGCAACTAATACAAAAACAGTCATTATACTGAGGAAATCTGggagtttttttttccaggaagATGCAACTGTTTATTACTGTGACACTGCATCACTGAGTACACCTTCAAAAAATTATTTGGATCACAAAACTGATATGACGGTCTAATTAAACTGTTATCTTGTTTTTTCCCCAGTCTGATCTTGGCCTTCCCAAAAACACACAGTAGCCATACTGTCCAATAATATTCCCAGACAGAGCGCTCTCTGTGGTCCGATCAGGTTTCAACTTTCCCGTAGGTGCCATCGGGTGGTCGGTAGTGTTTGGGGAAGGCTTTGAGTTGCAAGGAGTTAAACGCATACTTTCGGCATCCAACGTTCTTCACAGTGTTTTCTCGTCTGCAGCCCTCACTGAGGAGACACGGAAGGGGGGGGGTCACAGACAGAAGATATTTATCTGGTGGCGGCTAATAAGTGATGACAACATATACCGGACTCAATGATCAATGATGTTTGGTAGGTGCTCAGACAAAGGCACTAATTTTATACTTTGCCATTGTTTCAATGAGGTACGATAACAGTGAACTCTAACTGCTGGGATCTGTAAACTGGCGatattcaaaaaaataaaaggtagtACATTTAGTACCCAAACTGACTTTTGTAAAAATCCACACTTTAAAGGCCAATTTCCAGGTTTAGATAATGTAGTTCAAACTGTTTAATCATCTGATTTCACCATGTTTCATGATCTCAGGACTTAATTTGGTGAGAATATTATTAAAGCTACAAAAACCGGACCAAAGCTGCAATAAACCAAAATCAGTTAAATTTAAATGTggttaagtaaaaataaaaaagcaataggAAAGCAGTATAACAATAATTTCCAGTCTTTAACACAGTTTCCCACAATTTGCCTTCGATTGGTTATTTTGCATATTGAAATGACTAAACCTGCAACTAATTTCATCAAGACTTCATCAAGAAAAGTAGATTAAATGGCTGACGTCACTACTGACTGCGGTCGCAGGTAAATCTGGGATTtgttaaaggttaagtgtgtaaatTTCAGTGCCATCTAGTAGTGAGGGTTGCGAATAGCAAAAAAATCGCCTCTAATCGGCTATCTAAGCCCGTAAGGTAGCTACAGTGGCCGACGCAGGACAAAAGAGAGTAGCCAGTTAAGAAATTAGGTTTTTTAGATATgttaagaaaatatattttacctAATTaatcagtaaaaccatatggtATTATGAATATTACCGCAGGTTGCGAATGTGTTGCCAATTACTTGTAGACATGACCGCACAAGAGAACTGCTTACATGGATCATCCACCATAAAAAATATCGGTGCAGctgttcttatcaaatgaaacaggcacttcactcctggtttcattAGTAAACCACCACATGAATGACACTTACCAACAAAAAAGACTATATTCTAAGCtgacacattaaaaaaacaaaaacagaattcaTGAAGTAAatattgtatttcaaacaaataggagacgACAGGTAgcttttcagaataagagcgttttgcctgcctgattttgctgacatgtttatattttgttgatttagtgattagtgcttgctttttgaccttctactatgattaagtaggctacgtagttaaactgtttcttttttgtctgttttaactgtgtttgttggtttgttgttgATATACAACCGGGGGTCTGCaaagggtattttattttgaaaatggctgCGTATTCTCTCCAGAGAGGAACGGAGAGAcacttctggtgtgagcacaagcattgactacaGCGGCTGTGATCAATACTCTGGCGCAATGGATAAAATgccttgcctttggtgtgagagacccgggttcaacgcACCATTGTGTCcccgagcaagacacttaacccctagttgctccagaggcgtgtgacctatgtctttggataaaagcgtcagctaaatgaataaatgtaatgctgcaaagctaacatgagaggacGACTATAAAGTA
This genomic window contains:
- the LOC123972503 gene encoding D-beta-hydroxybutyrate dehydrogenase, mitochondrial-like, whose product is MNTIFFIGQIIGIVPISAVLLFLLAKLVCHRSHVQDWYGYAVLITGCDSGFGHQLAQCLDRKGFVVFAGCLFPEGDGAQRLARQSSSNLKILKLDVTSDEDVQQAKKTVQENLPVKGLWAVVNNAGISDWAEIEWSTFADFRNMIDINLFGCIRTSIAFLPLLRATKEAQQFPPRASTRRGWEVAGEAATQWPQLFVSGLSVVHRAEPQMTMYWMILIPLPHLA